From Rutidosis leptorrhynchoides isolate AG116_Rl617_1_P2 chromosome 3, CSIRO_AGI_Rlap_v1, whole genome shotgun sequence, a single genomic window includes:
- the LOC139896098 gene encoding uncharacterized protein isoform X1: protein MERPRRKKSNLPCLFGGNGDNSNRRTVQPRSPSDGFAEQKLFTFEAGRTSSEQVYGTPMKTLLAKEMLDETSAKKRSPSLIAKLMGLDGLPSPQPIHKQHKRSADNSHKSNGKRNEKPFSYKLDTKTSTEQQHFKDVYEDPEASHVGNHTYSSPEFSARRRSTKQDLGYIQERCDEMLRESIAIKTKLERVDSNSNLMLSYLRQDQQEDKEDYLYPYNQITVLKPSNKVRYRHHGKGLKEDKKTSKYHVPVSHKRNENEHLGYSCHTTSNSRRASRYQFTSNDETDVSPTRIVVLKPNLAKIYGDQLFVHSPEVYGKNTEAREIARQITSEMKEGFGDCNSNISDSGYSESEMMAVSSRCSFDRIDLPRRSSSNMLEYDVSREAKKRMSHRLKTHGYKDVGVVGKSSSTLEEMLSVPNNVVGPVRIDDEYLRRTSRSRSLRNQNQKETDYLEAHGDVKIMIHNESLHRGKNKVVKGNFIQTEDARSRKVRYGVRCHACCSPEIDYVSRERRSNRKLTESYFEDADPDDQELLIPDIQVATKNATSTDEDSSNLQEPSTSISQGTVSIQLSGPELEPESSQGLKEVEVDDVDQHGNILVSDNPTTEDVSSGSDSFENVTSQLNELRKQLLMLKMESGLTYDSPNDEEIEPGSSFTASESDNWECTYVTDFLQNSGFYNDDPHTFMTTWYSVDCPKDLWLFDQLEKIYSQDSTVSRSDRRLFHDRIHEALFVISMNVVSFLWVNPGQRGIQMALTEIGFEDQLQKVLAKQEKEASEDFEEFSIDQDLDWLQPVKEIDDAGKQIAEMLVNELVLEIVTV from the exons ATGGAGAGACCTAGAAGAAAAAAATCTAACTTACCTTGCCTGTTTGGAG gaaatggagATAATTCAAACCGGAGAACTGTTCAACCGAGGTCTCCAAGTGATGGTTTCGCTGAGCAGAAATTG TTCACATTTGAAGCGGGGAGAACCTCTTCTGAACAAGTTTACGGGACCCCAATGAAGACATTGTTAGCTAAAGAAATGTTGGATGAAACTTCAGCCAAAAAACGGTCACCAAGTCTTATAGCCAAGTTGATGGGTCTGGATGGACTGCCGTCTCCCCAGCCTATACACAAGCAACATAAAAGATCGGCAGACAACTCTCACAAGAGCAACGGCAAAAGAAACGAGAAGCCATTCAGTTATAAGTTAGATACGAAGACGAGTACAGAACAGCAACATTTCAAAGATGTTTATGAAGATCCAGAAGCATCACATGTAGGAAATCATACATATTCTTCACCTGAATTCAGCGCAAGAAGGAGATCCACGAAACAGGATTTAGGATACATCCAGGAAAGGTGTGATGAAATGCTTAGGGAGTCGATTGCAATTAAAACGAAACTTGAAAGGGTAGACTCCAACTCGAACTTAATGTTGAGTTATCTGCGCCAGGATCAGCAAGAAGATAAAGAAGATTATCTTTATCCATACAACCAAATTACAGTTTTGAAACCATCAAATAAAGTCAGATACAGGCACCATGGCAAAGGCTTGAAAGAAGATAAAAAAACCTCTAAGTACCACGTTCCCGTTTCTCATAAAAGAAATGAGAACGAGCATTTAGGATATTCATGTCACACTACTAGTAACTCTCGTAGAGCATCACGATATCAGTTTACAAGTAATGATGAAACTGACGTTTCTCCAACAAGAATTGTAGTCCTTAAACCGAATCTTGCAAAGATCTACGGAGATCAGTTGTTTGTCCATTCTCCTGAAGTATACGGGAAGAATACAGAAGCTAGAGAGATTGCAAGGCAAATTACTAGTGAAATGAAAGAGGGATTTGGAGATTGCAACTCTAACATATCAGATTCAGGTTATAGTGAATCAGAAATGATGGCGGTTTCTTCCCGATGTTCCTTTGACCGAATTGACCTGCCCAGGCGTTCGTCATCTAACATGTTGGAATACGATGTGAGTCGTGAAGCAAAGAAGCGAATGTCACACAGGTTGAAGACTCATGGGTATAAAGATGTGGGAGTGGTTGGAAAAAGCAGCAGTACACTTGAAGAAATGCTTTCTGTACCTAATAATGTAGTGGGTCCGGTTCGGATCGATGATGAATATCTTAGAAGAACATCGCGATCAAGATCTCTCCGAAACCAAAATCAAAAAGAAACAGACTATCTTGAAGCTCATGGTGATGTGAAGATAATGATACATAATGAGTCCCTTCATCGAGGGAAGAATAAGGTAGTGAAGGGTAATTTTATCCAAACAGAAGATGCACGATCCAGAAAAGTAAGATACGGTGTAAGATGTCATGCGTGCTGTAGTCCCGAGATTGACTATGTCTCAAGAGAAAGacgttccaaccgaaaactaactGAGAGCTACTTTGAGGATGCCGATCCAGATGATCAAGAGTTACTGATTCCTGATATTCAAGTTGCTACCAAAAATGCAACTTCTACTGATGAAGATAGCTCAAATTTACAG GAACCATCTACTTCAATCTCACAGGGTACTGTTTCCATTCAGTTATCTGGACCCGAGCTTGAGCCTGAGTCATCTCAAGGTTTAAAGGAGGTTGAGGTTGACGATGTAGACCAACATGGTAACATTTTGGTGTCCGATAATCCTACTACAGAAGATGTATCATCAGGGTCAGATAGTTTTGAGAATGTCACTTCACAACTTAATG AGCTCAGAAAACAACTTCTAATGCTAAAGATGGAGTCAGGATTAACATATGATAGCCCAAATGATGAAGAAATCGAACCAGGGTCATCCTTTACAGCATCCGAGTCAGACAACTGGGAATGTACTTATGTAACCGATTTCCTACAAAATTCTGGTTTCTACAATGACGACCCGCATACATTCATGACTACATGGTATTCTGTAGACTGTCCTAAAGATCTGTGGTTATTCGATCAACTTGAAAAGATATACTCACAAGATTCAACTGTATCAAGATCTGACAGACGGCTGTTTCATGATCGTATACACGAGGCATTATTTGTTATTTCCATGAACGTGGTATCTTTTTTGTGGGTCAACCCTGGTCAAAGAGGTATCCAGATGGCGTTGACCGAGATTGGATTTGAAGATCAGTTGCAGAAGGTGTTAGCGAAGCAAGAAAAAGAAGCAAGTGAggattttgaggaattttctattgACCAGGATCTGGATTGGTTGCAACCAGTGAAAGAAATTGATGATGCAGGCAAGCAAATTGCGGAGATGTTAGTAAACGAGTTAGTACTAGAAATTGTAACAGTATAA
- the LOC139896098 gene encoding uncharacterized protein isoform X2 — protein MERPRRKKSNLPCLFGGNGDNSNRRTVQPRSPSDGFAEQKLFTFEAGRTSSEQVYGTPMKTLLAKEMLDETSAKKRSPSLIAKLMGLDGLPSPQPIHKQHKRSADNSHKSNGKRNEKPFSYKLDTKTSTEQQHFKDVYEDPEASHVGNHTYSSPEFSARRRSTKQDLGYIQERCDEMLRESIAIKTKLERVDSNSNLMLSYLRQDQQEDKEDYLYPYNQITVLKPSNKVRYRHHGKGLKEDKKTSKYHVPVSHKRNENEHLGYSCHTTSNSRRASRYQFTSNDETDVSPTRIVVLKPNLAKIYGDQLFVHSPEVYGKNTEAREIARQITSEMKEGFGDCNSNISDSGYSESEMMAVSSRCSFDRIDLPRRSSSNMLEYDVSREAKKRMSHRLKTHGYKDVGVVGKSSSTLEEMLSVPNNVVGPVRIDDEYLRRTSRSRSLRNQNQKETDYLEAHGDVKIMIHNESLHRGKNKVVKGNFIQTEDARSRKVRYGVRCHACCSPEIDYVSRERRSNRKLTESYFEDADPDDQELLIPDIQVATKNATSTDEDSSNLQLSGPELEPESSQGLKEVEVDDVDQHGNILVSDNPTTEDVSSGSDSFENVTSQLNELRKQLLMLKMESGLTYDSPNDEEIEPGSSFTASESDNWECTYVTDFLQNSGFYNDDPHTFMTTWYSVDCPKDLWLFDQLEKIYSQDSTVSRSDRRLFHDRIHEALFVISMNVVSFLWVNPGQRGIQMALTEIGFEDQLQKVLAKQEKEASEDFEEFSIDQDLDWLQPVKEIDDAGKQIAEMLVNELVLEIVTV, from the exons ATGGAGAGACCTAGAAGAAAAAAATCTAACTTACCTTGCCTGTTTGGAG gaaatggagATAATTCAAACCGGAGAACTGTTCAACCGAGGTCTCCAAGTGATGGTTTCGCTGAGCAGAAATTG TTCACATTTGAAGCGGGGAGAACCTCTTCTGAACAAGTTTACGGGACCCCAATGAAGACATTGTTAGCTAAAGAAATGTTGGATGAAACTTCAGCCAAAAAACGGTCACCAAGTCTTATAGCCAAGTTGATGGGTCTGGATGGACTGCCGTCTCCCCAGCCTATACACAAGCAACATAAAAGATCGGCAGACAACTCTCACAAGAGCAACGGCAAAAGAAACGAGAAGCCATTCAGTTATAAGTTAGATACGAAGACGAGTACAGAACAGCAACATTTCAAAGATGTTTATGAAGATCCAGAAGCATCACATGTAGGAAATCATACATATTCTTCACCTGAATTCAGCGCAAGAAGGAGATCCACGAAACAGGATTTAGGATACATCCAGGAAAGGTGTGATGAAATGCTTAGGGAGTCGATTGCAATTAAAACGAAACTTGAAAGGGTAGACTCCAACTCGAACTTAATGTTGAGTTATCTGCGCCAGGATCAGCAAGAAGATAAAGAAGATTATCTTTATCCATACAACCAAATTACAGTTTTGAAACCATCAAATAAAGTCAGATACAGGCACCATGGCAAAGGCTTGAAAGAAGATAAAAAAACCTCTAAGTACCACGTTCCCGTTTCTCATAAAAGAAATGAGAACGAGCATTTAGGATATTCATGTCACACTACTAGTAACTCTCGTAGAGCATCACGATATCAGTTTACAAGTAATGATGAAACTGACGTTTCTCCAACAAGAATTGTAGTCCTTAAACCGAATCTTGCAAAGATCTACGGAGATCAGTTGTTTGTCCATTCTCCTGAAGTATACGGGAAGAATACAGAAGCTAGAGAGATTGCAAGGCAAATTACTAGTGAAATGAAAGAGGGATTTGGAGATTGCAACTCTAACATATCAGATTCAGGTTATAGTGAATCAGAAATGATGGCGGTTTCTTCCCGATGTTCCTTTGACCGAATTGACCTGCCCAGGCGTTCGTCATCTAACATGTTGGAATACGATGTGAGTCGTGAAGCAAAGAAGCGAATGTCACACAGGTTGAAGACTCATGGGTATAAAGATGTGGGAGTGGTTGGAAAAAGCAGCAGTACACTTGAAGAAATGCTTTCTGTACCTAATAATGTAGTGGGTCCGGTTCGGATCGATGATGAATATCTTAGAAGAACATCGCGATCAAGATCTCTCCGAAACCAAAATCAAAAAGAAACAGACTATCTTGAAGCTCATGGTGATGTGAAGATAATGATACATAATGAGTCCCTTCATCGAGGGAAGAATAAGGTAGTGAAGGGTAATTTTATCCAAACAGAAGATGCACGATCCAGAAAAGTAAGATACGGTGTAAGATGTCATGCGTGCTGTAGTCCCGAGATTGACTATGTCTCAAGAGAAAGacgttccaaccgaaaactaactGAGAGCTACTTTGAGGATGCCGATCCAGATGATCAAGAGTTACTGATTCCTGATATTCAAGTTGCTACCAAAAATGCAACTTCTACTGATGAAGATAGCTCAAATTTACAG TTATCTGGACCCGAGCTTGAGCCTGAGTCATCTCAAGGTTTAAAGGAGGTTGAGGTTGACGATGTAGACCAACATGGTAACATTTTGGTGTCCGATAATCCTACTACAGAAGATGTATCATCAGGGTCAGATAGTTTTGAGAATGTCACTTCACAACTTAATG AGCTCAGAAAACAACTTCTAATGCTAAAGATGGAGTCAGGATTAACATATGATAGCCCAAATGATGAAGAAATCGAACCAGGGTCATCCTTTACAGCATCCGAGTCAGACAACTGGGAATGTACTTATGTAACCGATTTCCTACAAAATTCTGGTTTCTACAATGACGACCCGCATACATTCATGACTACATGGTATTCTGTAGACTGTCCTAAAGATCTGTGGTTATTCGATCAACTTGAAAAGATATACTCACAAGATTCAACTGTATCAAGATCTGACAGACGGCTGTTTCATGATCGTATACACGAGGCATTATTTGTTATTTCCATGAACGTGGTATCTTTTTTGTGGGTCAACCCTGGTCAAAGAGGTATCCAGATGGCGTTGACCGAGATTGGATTTGAAGATCAGTTGCAGAAGGTGTTAGCGAAGCAAGAAAAAGAAGCAAGTGAggattttgaggaattttctattgACCAGGATCTGGATTGGTTGCAACCAGTGAAAGAAATTGATGATGCAGGCAAGCAAATTGCGGAGATGTTAGTAAACGAGTTAGTACTAGAAATTGTAACAGTATAA